The sequence below is a genomic window from Brevibacillus agri.
CTTTTACTATCACCAGTACACACAAAAACCTCAAAAATTTCAATCCACGCATCCGCGTAGGATGCGACGTAATTGCGGTATCCCGTGAACGTCGAACGATCAGATTTCAATCCACGCATCCGCGTAGGATGCGACTTTGCGTACTTGGAGCAATTTCAATCCACGCATCCGCGTAGGATGCGACGGCGTTATTGCACCAGTTTACCAGGCGCAATTTATTTCAATCCACGCATCCGCGTAGGATGCGACGTGGGTGCGGAACTTATCGCGATCACGGTTATGTATTTCAATCCACGCATCCGCGTAGGATGCGACCCATCACCAATAAACAAAGAAACAGTCCGAAAAACAATTTCAATCCACGCATCCGCGTAGGATGCGACGCTAGTTCACCATTCACTTCTTCATATCGCCTACAATTTCAATCCACGCATCCGCGTAGGATGCGACTACCGTTCACGATCTCGCCGGTGTAAAACTGGTAATTTCAATCCACGCATCCGCGTAGGATGCGACACACGTTTAACAGCCCACAGGCTCTGACGCCGAGTATTTCAATCCACGCATCCGCGTAGGATGCGACTTTTTACACGGCGGACGAGTTCGCCGAGTATTTTAATTTCAATCCACGCATCCGCGTAGGATGCGACTCGCTCGTGCTTGCCAGCTCGAAGAAACGACGGTTATTTCAATCCACGCATCCGCGTAGGATGCGACTTTTTGCGCCATCCGCCAAGCTGGCAACCATATTGATTTCAATCCACGCATCCGCGTAGGATGCGACCACAAGATGAGCGAGCGATGCCCTACAGTTTCGATATTTCAATCCACGCATCCGCGTAGGATGCGACGGAAAAGTTGAACAGTTGTTTGATTGTCCCCGGAATTTCAATCCACGCATCCGCGTAGGATGCGACCGAATAATCGACGCGAATTTTAACTTGCTGGGGATTTCAATCCACGCATCCGCGTAGGATGCGACGCCCAACCATCGCTCTCCCTCGGCAATGGCTATGATTTCAATCCACGCATCCGCGTAGGATGCGACTCAATCTGCTCCATGATCTCCAGCGTCTCTTCCGGATTTCAATCCACGCATCCGCGTAGGATGCGACTCTTGCCGCCATCTCCAATAAACAAAGACACAGTGCATTTCAATCCACGCATCCGCGTAGGATGCGACTATAAAGGGGGATGAGGTTACATGGCAAAGAGGATTTCAATCCACGCATCCGCGTAGGATGCGACGCTTGTCGTGCTCTCTGTGTCGTTGCCGTATCCGCATTTCAATCCACGCATCCGCGTAGGATGCGACTAATCAAAGGGAGGCTCTAACCATGGAGTTTTTCAATTTCAATCCACGCATCCGCGTAGGATGCGACTGCGAAGGATCGCCTTTACCCGGTAAACACCGATCATTTCAATCCACGCATCCGCGTAGGATGCGACGGTAAACGGCGCCAACTCCTCCGCCAGCTCCCGATTTCAATCCACGCATCCGCGTAGGATGCGACGATGGAGCAGGGCGCGATCAAGCGGATGGTCGGCATTTCAATCCACGCATCCGCGTAGGATGCGACACGGCGACGTCATTACGGTTGTGCGCGGATTTGACGATTTCAATCCACGCATCCGCGTAGGATGCGACGAGGCCCTTCGACCGCTGCCCGACCATTATCAGGAGATTTCAATCCACGCATCCGCGTAGGATGCGACAGCGACGAGATCAAGCAGCATGCTTACGAGACATGATTTCAATCCACGCATCCGCGTAGGATGCGACAGCAACAAATAAGCCTTTAAAAAACATAATTATAATTTCAATCCACGCATCCGCGTAGGATGCGACATCATGTCCTTACCTCCACTCTCGTACCAGTCGTTATTTCAATCCACGCATCCGCGTAGGATGCGACGCGCGGATCGAGCGCGAGCTGCCGCCCTCATGCATTTCAATCCACGCATCCGCGTAGGATGCGACCATCTAACTCATCACCTTTTTCCTCCTCACCCAAATATTTCAATCCACGCATCCGCGTAGGATGCGACTGGTTTTCCCGGCCATCCCCAGGTTCTCTCCGGTATTTCAATCCACGCATCCGCGTAGGATGCGACGCCGATACGATGCAGATGGAGCGCCGATTGTCTCTATTTCAATCCACGCATCCGCGTAGGATGCGACTAAAATCACAATTCGGATGGTTGCTGCAGCCGTAATTTCAATCCACGCATCCGCGTAGGATGCGACTCATGATTAGTGCGTCGTCCTCTTTTGAAAAGGTATTTCAATCCACGCATCCGCGTAGGATGCGACTAGTTGGTACTCCATCGTAGCCGTAAACTCCGGTATTTCAATCCACGCATCCGCGTAGGATGCGACGTCACATCTACGGAGTAGGTATTGAGTGGGAATCTATTTCAATCCACGCATCCGCGTAGGATGCGACAATGTGCAGAAGTACCCTTCGACGGGCTGGTCAATTTCAATCCACGCATCCGCGTAGGATGCGACTCGCCTCAAAGCAGGCTACAAGTCCGAGTCTATATTTCAATCCACGCATCCGCGTAGGATGCGACCGCCAAGCGCGGGCTTTTTATTTTTATAAAGGGGAATTTCAATCCACGCATCCGCGTAGGATGCGACGTAAAAAACTTATTCCAAAGTTTTTGCAATGGCATTTCAATCCACGCATCCGCGTAGGATGCGACGCTATTTTTGTCTTTGGGAGAACTACCACATCGGATTTCAATCCACGCATCCGCGTAGGATGCGACTAGTTGGGGTAATTGTGCTGCTGGCGGCGGCGGGGAGATTTCAATCCACGCATCCGCGTAGGATGCGACGTTGCGGCAGCCACAGGCTGCCGCCGGGGGTCGGGATTTCAATCCACGCATCCGCGTAGGATGCGACTACACGTCCAACCTCTTGTTCTTACGGGCGGACGGGATTTCAATCCACGCATCCGCGTAGGATGCGACGCGCAGCAACCAAACATCTCGTCCAGCCGCCGCGTATTTCAATCCACGCATCCGCGTAGGATGCGACCAAAAAGTCCGCCAAGCGCGGGCTTTTTATTTTTATTTCAATCCACGCATCCGCGTAGGATGCGACAAATGGTTATAGGGGGATCGCATCACGTGCCTAATATTTCAATCCACGCATCCGCGTAGGATGCGACCCTTTTGCAGTTTTACTTACTAAGTCACGTTGTAGGATTTCAATCCACGCATCCGCGTAGGATGCGACGGCGCCGTAGGGGCGGTGCGAAACGGGCTATCCGGATTTCAATCCACGCATCCGCGTAGGATGCGACAAAGCCAATTCGACAAAATTAGACAATGCCTGTCATTTCAATCCACGCATCCGCGTAGGATGCGACCCCCTCAAGACTCCCGCCACAAACGGTTAAGTATAATTTCAATCCACGCATCCGCGTAGGATGCGACCAGCTTTTGCAAGGGCGACGCCGCCTGGTCAGGCGATTTCAATCCACGCATCCGCGTAGGATGCGACTCCCCGCCGCCAGCACAATTACCCCAGCTAACATTATTTCAATCCACGCATCCGCGTAGGATGCGACTTATAAAGTCAACAAAACAAAGGAGTGAGCGAAATATTTCAATCCACGCATCCGCGTAGGATGCGACTGAGAGTCTTTTTTTTACGATAGTAGAGACAGTGGAATTTCAATCCACGCATCCGCGTAGGATGCGACTGCAAAAATCCGTCGTAACATAATCGAGTCTAAGATTTCAATCCACGCATCCGCGTAGGATGCGACGTACCTGCGTCAGACCCTTTGAGTCCGTTATTCGCATTTCAATCCACGCATCCGCGTAGGATGCGACGCAATTCGGTCGAGGATTTCGTATCCCTCGAAAGTATTTCAATCCACGCATCCGCGTAGGATGCGACCACTTGTTCCCGTGCTTCTCTGCCGGTATGTCGAGATTTCAATCCACGCATCCGCGTAGGATGCGACGACCTGCCCGGTGTGCCCGCTAATGACTCGCGTCATTTCAATCCACGCATCCGCGTAGGATGCGACCGACACGCCCTGCACCAACTGGACAATCGGGTCATTTCAATCCACGCATCCGCGTAGGATGCGACACCGTCCTTTACGTTTAAACGTTAATCGTCAAGAATTTCAATCCACGCATCCGCGTAGGATGCGACCGCTGGAACTTCCGTACGCCCTCGGCACCTTCGTTATTTCAATCCACGCATCCGCGTAGGATGCGACGACTGCACAAAGGGGAGCGCGTGTTGACTGCGCAAATTTCAATCCACGCATCCGCGTAGGATGCGACGCTCGAACTCGAAGCGGATGACGTGTTGGTCGCGATTTCAATCCACGCATCCGCGTAGGATGCGACTCGCGATTACGCACCGCGACGGACAACGATTGAATTTCAATCCACGCATCCGCGTAGGATGCGACGAAGGAAACACGCTGCCGGTTGAGGGGTCTGCATCTATTTCAATCCACGCATCCGCGTAGGATGCGACTGGCGGGACAGTGAACGTGCAGCTAATCAACGATATTTCAATCCACGCATCCGCGTAGGATGCGACCCAAGTCGAGCAGCGCGCGAAGCAACTGCTGGCGATTTCAATCCACGCATCCGCGTAGGATGCGACGTGGTCACGGAGGTGTTTTTGTTTTGACGCAAAGACATTTCAATCCACGCATCCGCGTAGGATGCGACGTGTCAACGAAGAATTGATCGAGGACATCCCGTATAATTTCAATCCACGCATCCGCGTAGGATGCGACCCTTATAAGGTTAAAATCAACACGAACACACCCATTTCAATCCACGCATCCGCGTAGGATGCGACGTTGACCAGTATGTCAAACGCTATCTTGGCGTATTTCAATCCACGCATCCGCGTAGGATGCGACACACGTCCAACCTCTTGTTTTTACGGGCGGACGGGATTTCAATCCACGCATCCGCGTAGGATGCGACAGCGAATTTTCACCCCAAATATGCTTTCATTTTCATATTTGTAATCAAAATACGCTCAAATTCATTCATACGTTAAGATAATTTAGAGAAAGCAGACAAAAAACGGCATTTTAACCCGTTTTTCGGGTGCGAATCCCCCAGGGAATTCGTGTGCGCTTCACATTCGCACTAGAAAATCAATGGCCCCTCTAAATCAATTGATTCTTTCACACCCAAATGCTCTACCTTATTCTTGTAATGATTGCCTAATTGATAAATACGGAGGCTATCCTGATCCAGATCGATGATCGAGAGCAATTCCAGCTTCAATGAAGTAAGCTGTGTGGAATCGACAATGCATTCAAACACGGAATTTTGGACACGTTGACCGTAATTTTGGCATATTTTCGAGACGCGGCGAAGTCTTTTTTGCCCTGCACTGCTAACTGTGCTCACATCATACGTGATCAATACCAGCACACCATTCACCTACTTCCACAAAAAAGGAGGATACTCATCCAAATCATTACGTAAAAAACGGGCTAACAATAAAGCTTGTACGTGCGGAACTAGGCCCCAGGAAATTTTCTCCCCAAGAAATGGATGAGTAATTTTCTCCTGTTTTTTATTTTGCCATGCCATTAGGAACTTCTTTCTCGCTTCATCTCCCATAATGACGGCACCATTCTCTTTTTGGAAAAAATCTTCCTTGCTCACAATCTTTTTGTTAATTAACGACAGCACAAATCTATCTGCAAAAACTCCTCGCAGCTCCTCCATCACATCTAGGGCCAGGGAAGCGCGCCCCGGCCGATCTCGATGCAAAAAACCAACATAGGCGTCTAATCCAACACCTTCCAGTGCCGCTGCCATATCAATCGCCAATAGAGAATATGCGAATGACAGCATCGCATTCACGTTATCCAGCGGCGGTCTTCGTGAGCGTGCACGAAAGTAAAAACTTTCCTTTTGTTGTAAAATCATGGAGTCAAATAGCCTATTGTAGCAAATAGCTGCCTGACCTTCTAGCCCCCTTAGCCTCTCCAGATTTTCGCAATCCCTCACGTCCAAAAGTAAAGAAGATAGCTGCTTGGATGCATCCTTAAATCGGTCTACATCGATCCGCAAAGGATAGTCTCTGGTCATTCTTTCAATCATCCATTTATGGTTGTAAATCTTGCCTACTATAAAATTACGAGCAATTCTTGCGGAAAGAGCCTCATCCTCTGACACCACATACTGTTTTTTTCTCAGGACGACATTCCCCTTGCTTTCCCCAATCACTCTGGCAAGAAATCGCCCGTTCATGGTGAAGAATGTCAATGAAATGTTTCGCTCAGCGCAATATCCCATCAAAGCTGGACTGGCGCCGGTGTAGCCAAATGAGATGATCGATTCCAAATTGTGTAATGGCAGCCTCCCCAACTTCTCCTGATCCTTGAGGAGAACAATATTATCGCCATCAAGCGATAAATACACATCGGGCTGTGTAATAAACAACGTATTTAGCAGTTTCTTCATTCGTTGATTTTCCCTTCAACGTAACTTTTTACGGTTCGTTTGTTCATGAGCTCCGGCAAACAAATATTTTGAAGGGAACAACTTCGACAGAAGGACCCCGTCTTCACTCTAGGAGTATGTCTGCGATGATAGTAGTCTTGCATTTCAGCCACAATCAGCTTCACCTTATCTTTCAAATCAGCCGTTAGCGGGACCTCGACTCGATGCTTGATCTCATGGTAAAAAATATAGCCGAGGTCTATGTCGCACAACAGCATTTCCTCCAAACAAATGGCTTGGGCAACTAATTGTACGACATCCTCTTCTCCGCTTTTCGGCTTTCCGCGTTTATATTCAATGGGATACGCAGTGTATTTGCCGGAAGCCCCATTGATTTCAACGCCGTTATCGCTTTTCACAAACTCTACCACATCACAAACGCCTGTGATCTTGAGGCTTTCCGATTTTACAGGCATGGCTCGAACGATCAGTTTGTCTCCTCGCTTTTCTCTGGCAAACGGTTGATCTGCCTTCCGATGAAGATGTACGCCCTCTATCGTTCTGACATTCTCCTCCCACTGCTGTTCAATGTGAATCAATGCCCACTGCCGTTTGCAAAACTGAAAATGCTGAATGCCGGACAAAAGTAAATAATGATCGTCTTCACTAAATTCCATCCAAAATCTCTACTTTCAACCCATCCAATGGTTGCACCGAGAACATGTAGTCGTCAAATTTCTTGGGTTCTTCTACAAGTCTTTCAATCAATAACGATCGATGTACCTTTGCAGAGGAATAGTGGCCCAACTTGGATGGATGCTCCCACCAATACACCCTGTGAACTTCCATACTTCCTTCCGGACGGGCAGAAGACGCATCGTTCTCAAACAAGGTCACTAACGCCCTCTTGATTTTCTCGGCGTCTTCGTTCGTAAATCCCGTTTTTTCGGCGAGCTGCGTATTGATACTACCGTAAAAGACATACACCCCTGAGTCGACTCGATGCTTCATTCCCATCGTATCTGAGCCGCGAGAGGCTCCAGGCTCCGAGTTCACGCTTTTGGTAATCTGGACGCTGGAGATGTCAATCGGATCTAAACTGGTCGCCGTATGAATGGAAACAGGCCCTCTTACGCCGACAGATACACCCGCTCCTTTTTCCGCTTTGAATGCAAATACTTGACCAAAGCTTCGAACATCGATCCATTCCTGGCAAGCAATTCTGGCAAACTCATCGCTGGATACGTTTTTGGACTTTAATACCTTCTCCAGCTCGGCATTCGCATCTGCCCGCTCTCGAAGGCTTCCATAAGAATCTGATTTGCGATCATTGGACTGTACAAATATGGATTCGCCCATATCTTGCAGACGATTTCGAATCTTCCGTTTCAATGCGACATCAGAAATTTCTCCATGGCCATCATAGTTTTGCCGTGGCCGATTGCCATTCAGCGGGTCCCCGTTCGGATTGGCTTTCGTCACCGATAAAACGACGGCAAAATCGATTTTATGATCGAGCGTTGTCATATGATTCTCTCCTTTTTAATGAGTTGCTTCCGTTTCCTCTGTATCGGTCGTGCTTTTTTTCGTATACAGGTCGTGCCTTTGACTGTAGAATCCGAGCAAAAA
It includes:
- the cas4 gene encoding CRISPR-associated protein Cas4, which encodes MEFSEDDHYLLLSGIQHFQFCKRQWALIHIEQQWEENVRTIEGVHLHRKADQPFAREKRGDKLIVRAMPVKSESLKITGVCDVVEFVKSDNGVEINGASGKYTAYPIEYKRGKPKSGEEDVVQLVAQAICLEEMLLCDIDLGYIFYHEIKHRVEVPLTADLKDKVKLIVAEMQDYYHRRHTPRVKTGSFCRSCSLQNICLPELMNKRTVKSYVEGKINE
- the cas1c gene encoding type I-C CRISPR-associated endonuclease Cas1c codes for the protein MKKLLNTLFITQPDVYLSLDGDNIVLLKDQEKLGRLPLHNLESIISFGYTGASPALMGYCAERNISLTFFTMNGRFLARVIGESKGNVVLRKKQYVVSEDEALSARIARNFIVGKIYNHKWMIERMTRDYPLRIDVDRFKDASKQLSSLLLDVRDCENLERLRGLEGQAAICYNRLFDSMILQQKESFYFRARSRRPPLDNVNAMLSFAYSLLAIDMAAALEGVGLDAYVGFLHRDRPGRASLALDVMEELRGVFADRFVLSLINKKIVSKEDFFQKENGAVIMGDEARKKFLMAWQNKKQEKITHPFLGEKISWGLVPHVQALLLARFLRNDLDEYPPFLWK
- the cas2 gene encoding CRISPR-associated endonuclease Cas2 — encoded protein: MLVLITYDVSTVSSAGQKRLRRVSKICQNYGQRVQNSVFECIVDSTQLTSLKLELLSIIDLDQDSLRIYQLGNHYKNKVEHLGVKESIDLEGPLIF
- the cas7c gene encoding type I-C CRISPR-associated protein Cas7/Csd2, translated to MTTLDHKIDFAVVLSVTKANPNGDPLNGNRPRQNYDGHGEISDVALKRKIRNRLQDMGESIFVQSNDRKSDSYGSLRERADANAELEKVLKSKNVSSDEFARIACQEWIDVRSFGQVFAFKAEKGAGVSVGVRGPVSIHTATSLDPIDISSVQITKSVNSEPGASRGSDTMGMKHRVDSGVYVFYGSINTQLAEKTGFTNEDAEKIKRALVTLFENDASSARPEGSMEVHRVYWWEHPSKLGHYSSAKVHRSLLIERLVEEPKKFDDYMFSVQPLDGLKVEILDGI